The following coding sequences lie in one Hippopotamus amphibius kiboko isolate mHipAmp2 chromosome 17, mHipAmp2.hap2, whole genome shotgun sequence genomic window:
- the NMT1 gene encoding glycylpeptide N-tetradecanoyltransferase 1 codes for MADESDTAVKPPVPPLPQMMEGNGNGHEHCSDCENEEDNSYNRGGLSPANDTGAKKKKKKQKKKKEKGSETDSAQDQPVKMNSLPAERIQEIQKAIELFSVGQGPAKTMEEASKRSYQFWDTQPVPKLGEVVNTHGPVEPDKDNIRQEPYTLPQGFTWDALDLGDRGVLKELYTLLNENYVEDDDNMFRFDYSPEFLLWALRPPGWLPQWHCGVRVVSSRKLVGFISAIPANIHIYDTEKKMVEINFLCVHKKLRSKRVAPVLIREITRRVHLEGIFQAVYTAGVVLPKPVGTCRYWHRSLNPRKLIEVKFSHLSRNMTMQRTMKLYRLPETPKTAGLRPMEKKDIPVVHQLLTQYLKQFHLTPVMSQEEVEHWFYPQENIIDTFVVENADSEVTDFLSFYTLPSTIMNHPTHKSLKAAYSFYNVHTQTPLLDLMSDALVLAKMKGFDVFNALDLMENKTFLEKLKFGIGDGNLQYYLYNWKCPSMGAEKVGLVLQ; via the exons ATGGCGGACGAGAGTGATACAGCAGTGAAGCCGCCGGTACCTCCGCTGCCGCAGATGATGGAAGGGAATGGAAACGGCCATGAGCACTGCAGCGACTGCGAGAACGAGGAGGACAACAGCTACAACCGGGG TGGTTTGAGTCCAGCCAATGACACTGgagccaaaaagaagaaaaagaaacaaaaaaagaagaaagagaaaggcagtgAGACAGATTCAGCCCAGGATCAGCCTGTGAAG ATGAACTCTTTGCCAGCAGAGAGGATCCAGGAAATACAGAAGGCCATTGAACTTTTCTCAGTGGGTCAGGGACCTGCAAAAACCATGGAGGAGGCCAGCAAGCGAAGCTACCAGTTCTGGGACACACAGCCCGTCCCCAAACTGG GAGAAGTCGTGAACACGCACGGTCCCGTGGAGCCTGACAAAGACAACATCCGCCAGGAACCCTACACCCTGCCCCAGGGCTTCACCTGGGACGCCTTGGACCTGGGGGATCGTGGTGTG CTGAAAGAGCTATACACCCTCCTGAATGAGAATTACGTGGAAGACGATGACAACATGTTCCGATTTGATTATTCCCCAGAATTTCTTTTGTG GGCTCTCCGGCCGCCTGGCTGGCTCCCCCAGTGGCACTGTGGGGTTCGAGTGGTCTCAAGTCGGAAACTGGTTGGGTTCATCAGCGCCATCCCAGCAAACATCCATATCTATGACAC AGAGAAGAAGATGGTAGAGATCAACTTCCTGTGTGTCCATAAGAAGCTGCGTTCCAAGAGGGTGGCTCCAGTCCTGATCCGTGAGATAACCCGGCGGGTTCACCTGGAGGGCATCTTCCAAGCTGTGTACACTGCCGGGGTGGTGTTACCAAAGCCTGTTGGCACCTGCAG GTACTGGCATCGGTCCCTAAACCCACGGAAGCTGATTGAAGTGAAGTTCTCCCACTTGAGCAGAAATATGACCATGCAGCGTACCATGAAGCTCTACCGACTGCCAGAG ACTCCCAAGACAGCTGGGCTGCGACCAATGGAAAAAAAGGACATTCCAGTAGTGCACCAGCTCCTCACCCAGTACCTGAAGCAGTTTCACCTTACGCCAGTCATGAGCCAGGAGGAGGTGGAACACTGGTTCTACCCCCAGGAGAATATCATCGACACGTTTGTGGTGGAG AACGCAGACAGTGAGGTGACTGATTTCCTGAGCTTTTACACACTTCCATCCACCATCATGAATCACCCGACCCACAAGAGTCTAAAGGCTGCTTATTCTTTCTACAACGTTCACACCCAGACCCCTCTCCTAGACCTCATGAGCGACGCCCTCGTTCTCGCCAAGATG AAAGGGTTTGATGTGTTCAATGCACTGGATCTCATGGAGAACAAAACCTTCCTGGAGAAGCTCAAGTTCGGCATAGGGGACGGCAACCTACAGTATTACCTGTACAATTGGAAGTGCCCCAGCATGGGGGCAGAGAAG GTCGGGCTGGTGTTACAGTAA